ACTACACATACATGCCGAACCAGTTCAACCACGACACGCAGGATGAAGCCGGCTTGGAGGTGCACCAGTTCTGGCCTCTGGTGGAGATCCAGTGCTCCCCGGATCTCAAGTTCTTCTTGTGCAGCATGTACACCCCGATATGCCTGGAGGACTATAAGAAACCTCTGCCGCCGTGCCGGAGCGTCTGCGAGAGAGCCAAGGCGGGCTGCGCCCCGCTCATGCGGCAGTACGGCTTCCCTTGGCCGGATCGGATGAGGTGCGATTTGCTGCCCGTGCAAGGAGCCCCAGACACGCTGTGCATGGACTACAACCGAACCGACTCCACCACGGTGTCGCCGGTGCTATCCAAACCCACCAACTACCCCAGCAAAGCCATTAATCCGCACAAAAAGAAAAGCGGGCGGCCAGGCGGCGGACCCAAGGTGAATAAGCCCTGCGAGCCGGGCTGCCAGTGTCGCGCACCGATGGTGGCGGTAAACAGCGACCGACACCCGCTCTACAACCGCGTCAAGACGGGTCAAATCCCGAACTGCGCCATGCCCTGTCACAACCCGTATTTCACACAGGACGAGCGGACTTTCACGGCCTTCTGGATCGGACTTTGGTCCGTGTTGTGCTTCATATCCACCTTCGCCACAGTCGCCACCTTCTTAATCGACATGGAGCGGTTTAAATACCCAGAGCGCCCTATTATTTTCCTCTCGGCGTGCTACATGTTTGTGTCGATCGGGTATATCGTGCGATTGATCGCCGGGCACGAAAAAGTGGCGTGCAATCGGGAGTATGACGTGGAGCACATTCACTACGAGACCACCGGCCCCGCGTTGTGCACTGTTGTGTTTCTGCTCATCTACTTCTTCGGGATGGCCAGCTCCATATGGTGGGTCATCCTCTCGCTCACCTGGTTCCTCGCGGCGGGCATGAAGTGGGGCAACGAGGCCATCGCAGGATACTCTCAGTACTTTCACCTGGCCGCTTGGCTCATCCCGTCCATGAAGTCTATAGCCGTCCTCGCGCTGAGTTCGGTGGACGGAGATCCGGTCGCCGGGATCTGCTACGTCGGCAACCAGAACTTGGACAACCTGCGGGGCTTCGTTCTGGCGCCCCTGGTCATATACCTGTTCATAGGCACCATGTTTCTTTTGGCTGGATTTGTGTCGCTTTTTAGGATCAGGAGTGTCATTAAGCAGGGGGGCACTAAAACGGACAAGCTGGAGAAGCTGATGATCCGAATCGGGATTTTCACGGTGCTCTACACGGTTCCCGCCACCATCATCGTGGCGTGTTATTTCTACGAGCAGCACAACAGACAGAGTTGGGAGATCACTCATAACTGTTCGTGTTTACTGGAGCAGGAGATCAAGAGGCCGGACTATGCCGTCTTCATGCTCAAATACTTCATGTGCCTTCTGGTGGGCATCACCTCTGGAGTTTGGACCTGGTCCGGTAAGACCCTGGAGTCCTGGAGGAGTTTCTGCACGCGCTGCTGTTGGGGCAGCAAGGGCTCCGGTGGCTCCATGTACAGTGACGTAAGCACGGGATTAACGTGGAGGTCCGGTACCGCCAGCTCTGTGTCGTGCCCCAAGCAGATGCCTTTGTCCCAGGTCTGAAACCAGAAAACCCCATTAATTGTTGGGGGTCTCTTGGTCTTTCAGACATTTGCATACAAATGAACTTGTTGATGGTTTCTATTAGCCGACGGACTGGTTGAAACAATGCAGCGATGCAGAAACAATTACGTTTCGCTAATTCCATTCTATTGATATGGACATGACATGCAATCAGTCATTCTTAAGGAGAATTCGGGCATTACATTGTTCCTAGTGGAGTAACACATGTCCCCAACttgcagcatttttattttagtctcatttaCTTTTACACGTTCTTGAAAGACAAGTTTTGAATTGTCTGAACAATCAAAGATGGTTTGAATAAGCCTTAACGTCTTAGTGcccaattattattgttattgttattatatacgggttgttttctctctcttttttctttttgctaaATGTATTTATACGAACTTGTAAATGGTGTATAAAAGATGATTTATAAAATTTATTGTAAATTTGTACATAGTGTAGATGCCACACGAAAAGCaaatatgacttttattttgaaaataaaaactttttgagGAATCTGAATTTCTCCAACTGCTGCTTTTGTGGGTCCAGGAAGACTCTGGTAATGAATACTCCCCATCCATCGGCTCTTTGTGGTCATTCCCATTGAAGATGTTTCGTAAAGATGCTTTTGTGGGTTCTGTTGAGAGAAACTCTTTTAGCTATCTGAGGCCTAATTAGAGACAAGGGCCTTGTGTTGGAGAATCTCCATAATTGTTGAACCCTTCACGTGCTTGCTACTTAATTTACCAAAAGAGGGCTGGGGAATGGGGTTTAAATGCAGGAAACGGGCCCTTTTCATCTGGGGAAACTTTGATCTTTCTTTTAAAGTCTAGAATAAAGGTGCCATGTAGATAGAACCTTTAGACTGATGCGCCAGGTTTTTTAAGGTCTAATTTGAGACTGTTGTCCTTTGATCGACGTTATAGAAATTGTTTGAAGCTCGAGGCCCCAGCCATGTTTTGTTAAAGAGAACCTGTGACAGTTTGATTTTTTTAAGCACTATCAAAACGCCCTTTTTGAATTTCAGCCTTGGTATTAATAGTAGTTACACTCGCTGGGACAGTGAATAGAAACCTACAGGTGGTCCCTTACGTAACCCACAGACCCTTTTTGTAAAAGTTCAGTGCAGTTTCTTAGACAAAGATTGACAGGAATTGTTGCAAACTCAACTGGTTACTTGAGTGTTTTACAGCAATTATTATTTGAACATATatagagtgctcagcatatataagtagtACACCCcttttaaatctatatttataataGGAAGCGATACAGTGTTAAAtgtatgcatatacattagattggtcagtactgaagccaaatgttTTTcacagttattcgcctcattttctatttaacttcactgaaaaaatgatgtctgcaaaattgttgcaaccaatttatatgtgttgaatttaaacaaacaaattaaatgtagtaatgttcaacttactttgtttaaattcagcccaaataaattgtttacaaccacttaacttaatttttattttctttgtaaatcCATGGAATCATCTTTgagtctttttttcagtgtacgtaGTTTAGTATTTATAGTTTAAATGCTGCATttgagtgacattttaagcactattaacttctggattagcttgtcggtggttatcataaccacacttttgatttatcaaaacatttcctaaagatttagaataaaaaacgTATTCATACGAATTGTTTTTATCATATATCGTTAGGAAAAAGGTTTAAATTAAAGCCTATTAAGGCTAAGTAGACTATTGTTGTTTAttaagcaaataacaaactggccacagctttcctcagtcagaatttgaccacttgaataataataaaaaatagatacatgttaataataataataataataataatgtagagcttcctggtttttctagcctctcttgtaaaagagtacatttgaaaattcatggataacaacaatagcctaattagtataaaaatctacttttatgtgcttcaaaatttacttttggtgcttcacacctttttattggtctttttttttttatcaagaataaggtcaagttttagaataaaagttacttgtaagatgttttctcttttaaaaCAATAGACTTTTAatagatttctgcaaaattgttgcaaacaatttatatgggctgaatttgaacaaacagtttgaatttacaaataatgttcagcttaattagtttatttaaattaagcccaaataaatagtttacaaccgcTTTACTTAAATTCTTAagtccaaggaatcatcttcTAATCGTTTTATTCAGTGcagtaggtcagtagtgaaagatgacgtCACTCATGTCAGATTCTTCtcggtcttaaagccttcttcgattaattattttcacaatttatcaaggcatagcagtcaaaataggacaaatgagattgtgtagggacaaattctgtcatttttgtcagtggggggtgggtctttaAAACTCCCAGTGGCTATGGGCCTGCATATTGTCTTATTTTttcatatagtttttttattcttatttctgTGAACACTAAAACAAtactggtacactgtaaaacccaaaaagttaaggtaactcaaaccatttgaggacacagattgcaacaaaccatttaagttcaaaaactaatcctaatgagtactgtgaacttaattcatttgagtaaatgaagcaatttgagcacagtaaaactcaataaatgaagagaactcaaaccaactgagtaatgtaaaacccaataagttaaggcaactcaaaccgtttgagtaaagcgattgctacaaaccatttgagttaaaaatctatgagtactgtgaaacttactccatttaagttgaagtaatgaggtgtttaattaactcattaccttcaatactgagttcataactcttttcaaatgagtagacttaactttcagtaaattttgagttagctacactcatttcatttgattaagttgactgttgggttttacagtgtagacacaTTTCCATGTTTAacgctttaaagggatagttcacccttcACAAATGAAAATGTGTCATCTTAAACTTGATACAAACATGTTTGTCTTTATTTCATTTGTTGAACGCAAAATAATACAgaatgctgaaagcctgtaacagCTGAcatatttgttttccctactat
This window of the Danio aesculapii chromosome 24, fDanAes4.1, whole genome shotgun sequence genome carries:
- the fzd8a gene encoding frizzled-8a, with protein sequence MECYLLGIYLFLALALLPRSSGTTAKEITCQEIAVPLCKGIGYNYTYMPNQFNHDTQDEAGLEVHQFWPLVEIQCSPDLKFFLCSMYTPICLEDYKKPLPPCRSVCERAKAGCAPLMRQYGFPWPDRMRCDLLPVQGAPDTLCMDYNRTDSTTVSPVLSKPTNYPSKAINPHKKKSGRPGGGPKVNKPCEPGCQCRAPMVAVNSDRHPLYNRVKTGQIPNCAMPCHNPYFTQDERTFTAFWIGLWSVLCFISTFATVATFLIDMERFKYPERPIIFLSACYMFVSIGYIVRLIAGHEKVACNREYDVEHIHYETTGPALCTVVFLLIYFFGMASSIWWVILSLTWFLAAGMKWGNEAIAGYSQYFHLAAWLIPSMKSIAVLALSSVDGDPVAGICYVGNQNLDNLRGFVLAPLVIYLFIGTMFLLAGFVSLFRIRSVIKQGGTKTDKLEKLMIRIGIFTVLYTVPATIIVACYFYEQHNRQSWEITHNCSCLLEQEIKRPDYAVFMLKYFMCLLVGITSGVWTWSGKTLESWRSFCTRCCWGSKGSGGSMYSDVSTGLTWRSGTASSVSCPKQMPLSQV